A part of Larkinella insperata genomic DNA contains:
- a CDS encoding App1 family protein, with product MTWLRISDKPVVKVYRGYVHQGTIVVFGHVLRRSALPRKKYRQNFWSNSFALLRLFMARPVAGMTVKVAGIEEDVRHITEKDGFFRLEWKPDKPLSPGWHPVKVELITANLGQHDPITAGEGEVFQAHSTQYGFISDIDDTFLISHSANLRKRLHVLLTENAYSRDPFEDVVEHYQLLARAGTDEKALNPFFYVSSSEWNLYDYILTFCEKNGIPDGVFLLNQIKQLREVWKTGQNKHLTKFTRIVRILEAFPEMKFVLLGDDTQEDPNIYASLVQHFPRQIRCVYLRRVHEKNEVRTQGFVDKVVAAGVPCCYFKHSSEAIRHSVQIGLVEQVHVRE from the coding sequence TTGACGTGGCTGCGGATTAGTGACAAGCCCGTCGTAAAAGTTTATCGGGGGTATGTTCATCAGGGAACCATCGTCGTCTTTGGTCATGTCCTGCGGAGGAGCGCACTGCCCCGCAAAAAATACCGTCAGAATTTCTGGTCCAATAGTTTTGCGCTGCTCCGGCTTTTTATGGCGCGGCCCGTGGCCGGTATGACGGTAAAAGTGGCCGGTATTGAAGAAGATGTGCGGCACATTACCGAAAAAGACGGTTTTTTTCGGTTGGAGTGGAAACCCGACAAACCGTTGTCGCCTGGCTGGCATCCGGTGAAAGTTGAATTGATCACGGCTAATCTGGGCCAGCACGATCCGATCACGGCCGGGGAGGGGGAAGTTTTTCAGGCGCATTCAACGCAGTACGGTTTTATCTCCGATATTGACGATACCTTTCTGATTTCCCACTCGGCCAACCTCCGCAAACGGCTGCACGTTCTGCTGACCGAAAATGCTTACAGCCGCGATCCGTTTGAGGACGTGGTGGAACACTACCAACTCCTGGCCCGGGCCGGTACCGACGAGAAGGCCCTCAACCCGTTTTTTTACGTGTCGAGCAGCGAGTGGAACCTGTACGACTACATTCTGACTTTTTGCGAGAAAAACGGCATTCCCGACGGGGTTTTCCTATTGAACCAGATCAAACAATTGCGCGAAGTCTGGAAAACCGGTCAAAACAAACACCTGACCAAGTTTACGCGGATTGTCCGGATTCTGGAAGCTTTCCCGGAGATGAAGTTTGTGCTGCTGGGCGACGATACCCAGGAAGATCCCAACATTTATGCCTCGCTGGTGCAACACTTTCCGCGGCAGATTCGGTGTGTGTACCTGCGCCGGGTGCATGAGAAAAACGAAGTCCGAACGCAGGGGTTCGTTGACAAGGTCGTGGCGGCCGGGGTGCCCTGCTGTTACTTCAAACACAGTTCCGAAGCCATCCGGCATTCGGTGCAAATTGGACTGGTTGAGCAGGTCCACGTGCGGGAGTAG
- a CDS encoding diacylglycerol/lipid kinase family protein has protein sequence MPEAKKLKFLFAINPISGGQDKSVWETGIQEFFEKQPHSADLFLLDGKTDQEKLPQRIASFQPDRLVAVGGDGTIKMVAEHALNANLPLGILPAGSANGMARELGIPPALADSLEVVVNGTAKPIDLICINGTEHCLHLSDIGMNAQLVKYFDEGNMRGKLGYARGVLRVLMRRRLLNLQIHLGDHVVRRSAFMVVLANARMYGTGAIINPDGDVADGKFEVVVIRKLSFLAILRMFIRFRPFDPSHIEIFPATSVQIVTKRKAYFQIDGEYRGKIREIAAEIWPGKLQVILPD, from the coding sequence ATGCCGGAAGCTAAAAAGTTAAAATTTCTGTTCGCCATCAATCCTATTTCCGGCGGGCAGGATAAATCAGTCTGGGAAACGGGTATTCAAGAATTTTTTGAGAAACAACCTCATTCGGCCGATCTGTTCCTGTTGGATGGCAAAACTGACCAGGAAAAACTTCCGCAACGAATCGCTTCCTTCCAACCCGACCGGCTGGTGGCCGTGGGCGGTGACGGCACCATCAAAATGGTGGCCGAACACGCTCTGAACGCCAACCTGCCGCTGGGCATCCTCCCGGCCGGTTCGGCCAACGGCATGGCCCGCGAGCTGGGTATTCCGCCCGCGCTGGCAGACAGCCTGGAGGTGGTGGTCAACGGTACGGCCAAACCGATCGATCTGATTTGCATCAACGGCACCGAACACTGCCTGCACCTGAGCGACATCGGCATGAACGCGCAACTGGTGAAATACTTCGACGAAGGAAACATGCGCGGTAAGCTGGGGTACGCGCGCGGGGTGCTGCGGGTACTGATGCGTCGGCGGCTGCTGAATCTGCAAATTCACCTGGGTGATCATGTGGTGCGTCGGTCGGCGTTTATGGTGGTGCTGGCCAACGCCCGGATGTACGGAACCGGGGCCATTATCAACCCCGACGGCGACGTGGCCGACGGCAAATTCGAGGTCGTCGTCATCCGGAAGCTGTCCTTTCTGGCCATCCTGCGGATGTTTATCCGTTTCCGGCCCTTCGACCCCAGCCACATCGAAATTTTTCCGGCCACCTCGGTCCAGATCGTAACGAAGCGGAAGGCGTATTTCCAGATCGACGGGGAGTATCGGGGAAAAATCCGGGAAATTGCCGCCGAAATCTGGCCCGGGAAATTGCAGGTGATCCT
- a CDS encoding ABC transporter ATP-binding protein → MQNPYLALLRTAWQYARQEKRRFVFVYFLFILANIIAALHPLLFGWFVTTIQQKDAPVLSIVLWYAAGYLGLRLVEWCFHGPARVMERELAFTLSRNFLMELYHQTLNLPVSWHKDHHSGSTINRIRKANDALKNFFQSGFVYLHTIFKCLFSFGAMMYFSPIFGTIGVLLGALTVWLIMKFDKPFIKAVDESNEREHQVSSTLFDSLSNIITVITLRLEKQMETSLLGKVMAVLPPFRRHVRINEWKWFVASMMIALIYGVITSGYVYQHYVPGEVFVIGGLVTLLGYINQFNSVFTDIAFQYTEIVQYNTDVQTARSIGQAYAQQHRPETSETLPARWQTIDIEGLNFRHTKDGDFFQQLGRYKRAGLHDLNIRIQRGQRIALIGESGSGKSTLLTLLRGLYKPEPGMDLRVDDQAYTDLSLIADTVTLMPQEPEIFENSIEYNITLGLPFSKEDIQQACETARFTGVINQLPNGLETSIQEKGVNLSGGQKQRLALARGVLAARSSDIILLDEPTSSVDPKTEFEIYHQMLSNFRGKAVISTLHRLHLLTMFDHIYILGNGHVLDEGSFVELRERSPIFQKMWEHQKVHQSETPEVELVPTEVAV, encoded by the coding sequence ATGCAAAATCCCTACCTGGCCCTGCTTCGCACGGCCTGGCAATACGCACGTCAGGAGAAACGACGGTTCGTATTTGTTTACTTCTTATTTATTCTGGCAAATATCATTGCCGCTTTACACCCTCTTTTGTTTGGGTGGTTTGTTACCACGATTCAGCAAAAAGACGCCCCGGTTCTTTCCATCGTTTTATGGTACGCTGCCGGTTACCTCGGTCTGCGGTTGGTCGAATGGTGTTTTCACGGACCGGCTCGGGTTATGGAGCGGGAACTGGCGTTTACGCTTAGCCGTAACTTTCTGATGGAGCTTTACCACCAGACGCTCAACCTGCCCGTCAGCTGGCACAAAGACCACCACAGCGGCTCGACCATCAACCGCATCCGGAAGGCCAACGACGCGCTTAAGAACTTCTTTCAGAGCGGCTTTGTATACCTGCATACGATTTTCAAATGCCTGTTTTCGTTCGGCGCCATGATGTATTTCTCGCCGATTTTTGGCACCATCGGCGTTCTGCTCGGTGCACTGACGGTCTGGCTGATCATGAAGTTTGACAAACCGTTTATCAAAGCCGTCGACGAATCCAACGAGCGCGAACACCAGGTATCTTCTACGCTTTTCGACAGCCTTTCCAACATCATCACGGTGATTACCCTGCGGCTGGAAAAACAGATGGAAACCAGCCTGCTGGGCAAAGTAATGGCCGTCTTGCCACCGTTCCGGCGTCACGTCCGCATCAACGAATGGAAGTGGTTTGTGGCCAGCATGATGATTGCCCTGATATACGGCGTCATTACGTCGGGTTACGTTTACCAGCATTACGTGCCCGGCGAGGTGTTTGTGATTGGGGGGCTGGTGACGCTGCTGGGCTACATCAACCAGTTTAACAGCGTGTTTACCGATATTGCTTTCCAGTATACGGAGATTGTTCAATACAACACCGACGTACAAACGGCCCGCAGCATTGGTCAGGCTTACGCCCAGCAACACCGCCCGGAAACCAGCGAAACGCTGCCCGCTCGTTGGCAGACCATCGACATTGAGGGCCTGAATTTCAGACACACGAAAGACGGCGACTTCTTCCAGCAACTCGGCCGGTACAAGCGGGCGGGGCTGCACGACCTCAACATCCGCATCCAGCGCGGTCAGCGCATTGCCCTGATTGGCGAAAGCGGCAGCGGAAAAAGCACCCTGCTGACCCTACTGCGCGGTCTTTACAAGCCCGAACCGGGAATGGACCTGCGGGTCGATGACCAGGCCTATACGGATTTGAGCCTAATTGCGGATACCGTTACGCTGATGCCCCAGGAACCGGAGATTTTCGAGAATTCCATCGAATACAACATCACGCTCGGCCTGCCGTTCAGCAAAGAAGATATTCAGCAGGCCTGCGAAACGGCCCGGTTTACGGGCGTAATCAACCAACTGCCCAACGGCCTGGAAACCAGCATTCAGGAGAAGGGCGTTAACCTGTCGGGTGGGCAGAAGCAACGGCTGGCCCTGGCCCGGGGCGTCCTGGCGGCCCGCAGCAGTGACATCATCCTGCTCGATGAACCGACCAGCAGCGTAGACCCGAAAACCGAATTTGAGATTTACCACCAGATGCTCAGCAACTTCCGCGGAAAAGCCGTCATTTCGACGCTGCACCGGCTGCACCTGCTGACCATGTTCGACCATATTTACATTCTCGGCAACGGCCACGTGCTTGATGAGGGGAGCTTCGTGGAACTGCGTGAGCGCAGCCCGATTTTCCAGAAGATGTGGGAGCATCAGAAAGTCCATCAATCCGAAACACCGGAGGTCGAACTGGTGCCGACGGAGGTTGCGGTCTAA
- a CDS encoding iron chaperone, producing the protein MTTAKPQTIDEYIASFPADVQTLLEQVRRTVQAAAPDAHEAIKYAMPTFVLNGNLVHFAAFKNHIGFYSTPSGHSSFQDDLSAYKGAKGSVQFPLDKPLPLDLITRIVEFRARENQEKAGKKK; encoded by the coding sequence ATGACGACCGCCAAGCCCCAAACCATTGATGAATACATTGCCAGCTTTCCCGCCGACGTTCAGACGCTTCTCGAGCAGGTTCGGCGCACCGTTCAGGCCGCAGCTCCGGACGCGCACGAAGCCATCAAATATGCCATGCCGACGTTTGTGCTGAATGGGAATCTGGTTCATTTTGCGGCTTTCAAAAATCACATCGGTTTTTATTCGACGCCTTCGGGGCATTCTTCCTTTCAAGACGACCTCTCGGCTTATAAAGGGGCCAAAGGTTCGGTGCAGTTTCCGCTGGACAAACCCCTGCCGCTGGACCTGATTACCCGCATTGTGGAATTCAGGGCCAGGGAAAATCAGGAAAAAGCCGGAAAGAAAAAGTAA